A stretch of the Cyanobacteriota bacterium genome encodes the following:
- a CDS encoding HD domain-containing protein — protein MYTTLLDARLQQQLQFIVEVDQLKLVLRQNLLTDGSRRENSAEHSWHLAMMAVLLGEYAPAPVNLQRVITMLLIHDLVEIDAGDTFCYDSQGNQDQAAREHQAADRLFGLLPPDQGTYFRQLWDEFEAQETDDAQFAAALDRIQPLIQNWQTQGGTWRLHRICRDQVLHRMAPIKTGAPALWAFVQQVVDECVAKGYLRP, from the coding sequence ATGTACACCACACTACTTGATGCCCGACTCCAGCAACAACTTCAATTTATTGTAGAAGTTGACCAGTTGAAATTGGTGCTGCGCCAGAATCTGTTGACCGATGGTTCTCGACGAGAAAATAGCGCTGAACACTCTTGGCACTTAGCCATGATGGCAGTGTTATTAGGGGAATATGCCCCTGCTCCAGTCAATCTTCAGCGGGTGATCACCATGTTACTTATCCATGATTTGGTGGAGATTGATGCTGGGGATACATTCTGCTATGACTCCCAAGGCAACCAAGATCAGGCTGCACGGGAACACCAAGCTGCCGATCGCCTGTTTGGTCTATTACCCCCAGATCAGGGCACCTATTTCCGACAGCTTTGGGATGAATTTGAAGCTCAAGAGACGGACGATGCCCAGTTTGCAGCAGCCCTTGATCGCATCCAGCCCCTGATCCAGAACTGGCAAACCCAAGGTGGCACTTGGCGACTGCATCGCATCTGTCGCGATCAAGTGCTACACCGCATGGCTCCAATTAAAACGGGTGCGCCGGCCCTGTGGGCGTTTGTGCAACAGGTGGTAGACGAGTGTGTTGCCAAGGGCTATCTGCGGCCCTAG